In the Chloroflexota bacterium genome, CGGTTCGTGAAACATCCACCAGTGCCGGCTCAACTGCCTGTGGCGGTCTGGATCAATCCGCCCAAACCAGCGGGTGAAGTGGCGGCACCACTTCAGTAAATTCCGAAAAGAGTTGTACCAAACCTATTGACACATTCCGTTATGCCAAACCACGACGCGATGATCGTATGCTCGTTTGGTACGAAGATGCTAATGCCATAAATTTTTTTCTATTTCAGCTCGGAGCGATGGACGAGATTTTAGATCTTGAATCGAATGCTCGTCCGATCAAGAAAAAAAGACCCTCTGTGTATTTCTTTGGTAGACCATTGGCGGTATTTACATTTCAATCGCAGGTCTTGCCAGGAATACACCATATTGAAAGCCCAAGTTCATTTGCGGATTGGGGTGAAATTCTAGTCCTTGGAAATTGTGAGATAGAGAATAAAAATCAATGGAAAATAATCGCGCGATATTCGGATTTTCGTTTGATAAGCAAATAGTTGAAGTTTATCCGCAAGATTGGTTTAACAAAGGTGATTATGATTTTGGCTATCAATGGATTACGCGTGTCGCGAGAGATGAAGATGGAAAGATCATCGGCGATGGAATTCGCCTAGACCGCTTCCGGCTCGATGCATCGGGTAGAAATATTGAAACCAAAGGTTTTCAAAGTTCGTACTTTGATTTCGATTAGAACCTTTGGATAGGATGTTGTTCATGCGTATCGGCATTCTCACCATCAGCGACCGCGCGTCGCAAGGCATTTACGAAGATAAATCGGGTCCCGCGTTGCGTGAAATGGTCGTCCAACATTTCGGCGAAGATGTGGACTTGTACCACATCGTCCCGGACGAATTCATGGAGATCAAGCGCGCACTGCTCAAGTGGTGCGACGACGCGAAACTCGATTTGATTTTGACAACCGGCGGCACCGGCTTTGCGCCGCGCGATGTAACGCCCGAAGCGACGCGCGTGGTGATCGAACGCGAAGCGCCGGGCTTGGTTTACGCGATGATCGCGGCAAGTTTGCAGAAAACGCCCTACGCGATGTTGACGCGCATGGTCGCCGGGATTCGCGGGCATACGCTCATCGTGAATTTGCCCGGCAGTCCAAAAGCCGCGTGCGAAAACCTCGCGGTGATTTTGCCCGCGTTGCCGCACGCCATCGAATTATTGCGCGGCGCGCCGGGCGATCATCATACGTACGAAAATCCGCTCGACGAAGCGGAACGCAAACGCGAAGTGGCGAGCGACTAATCCATGAGCATCACCGTCTCCGCCGTCCAACTCGCGTTCACGCTCGCGAGTTCACCGCAAGAATTTTACGACCGCGTGTATCCGCCGATTCAGCGCGCCGTACAAGATGGCGCGCAAGTGGTCGTGCTCCCTAATTATGCCGGCTTGATGCTGTTGGGTGTCGCCGCGCCGTCGGAACAAAAGACGCTCGCATTGGGCGAGATTGCGCGCGCGGGCAGGTTCGCGACCGTCGGTGATTTGTTGCGCGCGACCGCGCCGACTATCCGGATTTTTTATCTCCACTTGTTTCAGTCGCTCGCTGAACGCGCGCGGGTGTTTATCGCGCCAGGCACGGTGGTCGAGTGGCAAGGCGGTCGGTTGTTCAACACCGCGTATCTGTTTTCGCCGGAGGGACACATTGTCGGCGCGCAAAAACAAACGCATCGTTCGCCACGCGAAATCGGCTGGGGTTTGGATCAAGGGAGTGAACTCGCGGTGTGGGACATTGGCTTGGCGCGTGTCGGCATCGTCGTCGGCACGGACGTGGCGTATCCCGAAGTCGCGCGAATTCTCGTTCAGCAAAACGCGAATCTACTATTGCATCCTGCCGCATATCCGACATGGAACGACGACGCGTTGTTGCTCGACCTTTGGCGCGAGACGCAGACGAATGGCGTGTGCGGCGCGCAGGCGTGCGCGGTCGGCGAGTTTCGCGGCAAGTCCGCCTTGTATGCGCCGATTGAAATGACCCGTGCGCGTACGGGAATTGTCGCGCAATCCACCGTCGCCGATGACGAGTGCGTCGTCACCGCGCCGCTCGAGGTAGACGCGTGCCCGTTGAACGGTGCGCGCAACCATCGCGGATTTTTCGCGCGCGAATTGCCGCGGGCGTATCGAGGCATGTAGCGATGCCGCTTCAGGGTCAATTTCGTTCTGCCGCGTTACGCGCGTCGCTCGCGCTCAAAGCTAATCCGCGCGCGGTGAACGCGGCATTGAGCAAACGCGCCTCGCAGCGTCCGCGCCTGCCCACGCGCGATCGCGTCACGGTCGCCGCGATTCAAATGCCGCTCTTGTTGGTGCACGAGGTCGCGCCGTTCGTCGAGCAATGCGAACGGCTCGCGTGGCAAGCCGTCGAGCGCGGCGCGCAACTGATCGTGTTTCCCGAATACAGCGGTCTGCCGTTGCTGGGATTGTTGCCGAGTCTGCGCGATCTCGCCGGGTTGAGTGCGCCGTTCGCCCAGGTCATCGCGGAACCGGACACGCGCGCGTTTCTGCCGTTGAGCCAACGCCTCTTTGAAACGCTTGGCGCGACGCTCGCTGCGCGATTCAGCGTTTACGTGATGATGGGCACGACGATCACGAATGACAGCGCGGGCAGATTGTTCAACACCGCGTTTCTATTCAGCCCCGAAGGTCGGCGCGCCGGAACCTGGGACAAGTTGTTCGCCGCCGAGCACGAAGCCGACTGGATGATTCCCGGCGAAGATTTGCGCGTGTTGACCTTGCCTTTCGCGCAGATCAGTGTTTTGCTGGGCGCGGATTGCCAATACTGGGAAGCCGCGCGTCTAGCCATGTTGCGCGGCGCAGATATCATCTTGTCCGCGAGCGGCGAGCCGCGTGCGAACGAAGCCACCGCCGGTTTGCGCGGCATGGCGAGCCGCGCGCAAGAAAGTCTCGCGTTCGGCGTGCAAGCGCGCGCGGTGACCGAATTGTTTGGATTGAGTTGGGGCGGTCCGAGTGCGATCCTCGCGCCGGTCGGACTGCGCCAAACGACGAGCGCGTTTGTGGCGCGTACCCATACGCCGAATGTCGAAGAGGTGATCGTCGCCGATTTGGATCTGGCGGCGCTGCGCGAATTGCGCGACGCGCAACCGCGCGATTGGAATGTGGAACTGTATCGCAAATATTTGGCACGCGGGTTCGAGGTCTAGTCGCGATGGAATTGTTTCTCACTGGCATCCTGGTTGGTTTCTCGATTGCCGCGCCGGTCGGACCGATCGGCGTACTGTGCATTCGCCGAACGTTGGCGGAGGGACGCGCCGCCGGCTTGGTGTCTGGTCTCGGCGCGGCAACTGCCGACGCAATGTACGGCACGATTGCCGGATTCGGACTGACGCTTGTATCGAGCGCGCTCGTGAGCCAACAAATGTGGCTGCGTTTGATCGGCGGCGCGTTCCTGTTATATCTGGGTGTGCGGACATTTCTCGCGCAACCCGCCGATCGCGCGGCGAGCGCGGAAGGACGCGGTTTGCTCGGCGCGTACGCCTCGACGTTTTTCCTGACTGTGACCAACCCAATGACGATCTTGTCTTTCGTCGCGATTTTTGCCGGCGTTGGATTGGCGAATGCGGCGGGCGATTACGTCGCCGCGGCGATGCTCGTCGCCGGCGTGTTTCTCGGTTCCGCGTTGTGGTGGCTCACGTTGAGCGGCGGCGTCGGATTGTTTCGCAACAAATTCGATCAACGCGCACTCGGCTGGGTCAATCGCGTGTCTGGCGTGATCGTCGCCGTCTTTGGTCTTGTCGCGCTCGTATCGTTGTGGAGTGTTTGAGAAACAAAGAGGACTAGCATTATCTAGAAAATTCTTTCTCCCACGAAGGACACCAACGGCACGAATTTGTCAAACATTTTTCAGTGATCTTCGTGCGCTTCGTGGGAAAAAATCTTTTTCATACAATATGTTCGCCGATCAAAAAAAATCATGTGAAATTGTGGGGCAATTTTCCAAATTGCTCGCTTCTGGGAGAGGGCATGACAAAACCGTTCATCGCAGACCGCCGCAAGATTCAAAAATTTTCAGACAAGGAACTTGTCAATCTCAATCTATTCGACGGCGACGCGTTCTTCGGTCGCCTGCTGTGTTTCTCGCGTGGTCAGGTCGTGCGCTATCATCGCCACGAACATACCGACGAAGTATTCGACGTGCTTGAAGGCGAGGGCACGATCTTGATTGACGGCGGCGAAGTGCGCGGCACGGCTGGGACGATTCTCTACGTGCCTGCCGGCATCGAGCATGGTTTTCGCGCGGATGGCACCGAAGAATGGATCGTGCGCGAGACGGTCCACGAACGCGTGTACGCGGGACGCGCCGCAAAGATGGTTCTGCGCGCGCTGCTCAAACGATTGCCGTTGATCGGCAAAAGGTGGAGTAGTGGATAGTACTGCCGCGCTCGATGCGTTGAAAAGCCAACCGTACTTTGTCGCGCTGGATCATGTCGAACTCGAACGCCTCGCGCGGACATTGGTCGAGCGGTCGTACGATAAAGACCAGATTATTTTTCTCGAAGGCGAGCCGTGCCAGGGCTTGTACATATTGCGCGAGGGATTGGTGAAAATCTACAAACTCTCGGATGAAGGACGCGAACAGATTTTGCGCTTTATGAGTCCCGGCGAATCGTTCAACGAAGTCGCGGTGTTCGACGGCGGACCCAACCCAGCGAACGTCTCGGCAGTCCAG is a window encoding:
- the mog gene encoding molybdopterin adenylyltransferase, whose protein sequence is MRIGILTISDRASQGIYEDKSGPALREMVVQHFGEDVDLYHIVPDEFMEIKRALLKWCDDAKLDLILTTGGTGFAPRDVTPEATRVVIEREAPGLVYAMIAASLQKTPYAMLTRMVAGIRGHTLIVNLPGSPKAACENLAVILPALPHAIELLRGAPGDHHTYENPLDEAERKREVASD
- a CDS encoding LysE family translocator, with translation MELFLTGILVGFSIAAPVGPIGVLCIRRTLAEGRAAGLVSGLGAATADAMYGTIAGFGLTLVSSALVSQQMWLRLIGGAFLLYLGVRTFLAQPADRAASAEGRGLLGAYASTFFLTVTNPMTILSFVAIFAGVGLANAAGDYVAAAMLVAGVFLGSALWWLTLSGGVGLFRNKFDQRALGWVNRVSGVIVAVFGLVALVSLWSV
- a CDS encoding cupin domain-containing protein; protein product: MTKPFIADRRKIQKFSDKELVNLNLFDGDAFFGRLLCFSRGQVVRYHRHEHTDEVFDVLEGEGTILIDGGEVRGTAGTILYVPAGIEHGFRADGTEEWIVRETVHERVYAGRAAKMVLRALLKRLPLIGKRWSSG